From the Maioricimonas rarisocia genome, one window contains:
- a CDS encoding DUF1559 family PulG-like putative transporter has product MKSNQVRRFRRGFTLIELLVVIAIIAILIALLLPAVQQAREAARRSTCKNNLKQFGLAMHNYHDTHGVFPIGVVGRPGSSWQCSLMSNGEALPNNDYRSWGWGTYILPFVDQAPLFNILQPDGCRMPNSDALFNGEMLLRQSLPVYTCPSDTGPATNPFFQSYSKSNYVVSEQFGAVNTSVRMRDVEDGTSNTLLIAERRLKRDPAGQRFGGAMIWGRANTSDASNKFRVNFPINTPTATTSNSGFSGDSGCTRHQASSTHEGGAHFLMADGAVRFISENIAHNPAAGSTSTCIGMNINLAGTGFVYQNLFFMADGNPVGEF; this is encoded by the coding sequence ATGAAATCGAACCAGGTGCGGCGTTTTCGCCGCGGATTCACACTGATTGAACTGCTGGTCGTGATCGCCATCATTGCCATTCTGATCGCACTGCTGCTGCCGGCTGTACAGCAGGCCCGCGAGGCGGCACGTCGATCGACATGCAAGAACAACCTGAAGCAGTTCGGCCTGGCGATGCACAACTATCACGACACCCACGGCGTGTTTCCCATTGGTGTCGTCGGGCGGCCGGGGTCCAGCTGGCAGTGTTCCCTGATGTCAAACGGTGAGGCCCTTCCCAACAACGATTACCGCTCCTGGGGCTGGGGGACTTACATTCTTCCCTTCGTCGATCAGGCCCCGCTCTTCAATATTCTGCAGCCGGATGGATGTCGCATGCCGAACTCGGATGCGCTCTTCAATGGCGAAATGCTGCTGCGGCAGAGCCTTCCTGTCTACACCTGTCCGTCCGATACCGGCCCGGCGACCAACCCGTTCTTCCAGAGTTACTCGAAGAGCAACTATGTGGTCAGCGAACAGTTCGGGGCCGTCAACACGAGCGTGCGGATGCGGGATGTCGAAGACGGGACCAGTAACACGCTGTTGATCGCCGAGCGACGTCTCAAGCGCGATCCGGCCGGACAGCGGTTCGGCGGTGCAATGATCTGGGGACGCGCGAATACCAGCGACGCTTCGAACAAGTTCCGCGTCAACTTCCCGATCAACACGCCGACGGCAACGACGTCCAACTCCGGATTCTCGGGCGACAGTGGCTGCACCCGGCATCAGGCCAGCAGCACGCACGAAGGGGGCGCGCACTTTCTGATGGCAGACGGGGCCGTCCGTTTCATCAGTGAGAACATCGCCCATAACCCCGCGGCCGGATCGACGTCGACATGCATCGGGATGAATATCAATCTCGCCGGCACCGGATTCGTCTATCAGAACCTGTTCTTCATGGCGGACGGAAACCCCGTCGGCGAGTTCTGA
- a CDS encoding efflux RND transporter permease subunit produces MGLISFSLRNRFAVLAGTIGLCILGAAVIPAITVDILPDFKKPVVVSFFSYPGLPTLDMEKSVSSRVERALTLAGKIEHQESRTVPGAAVIKVFFQPGADPSSAMNDIVNLEASDMFHLPPGIEWPFTLRSEPSNLPVVLAAISGEGLSESELYSIGYYAVRNKMGGLKGVQIPHPFGGKFRQMMVYVDPARLQAHHVSATDVVEALRKSNLVLAAGTARIGETDYQVHPRNTLPTPEEIEAIPVTVRDGRPVFIRDLGRVVDDAALQYNIVRVNGERSVYCPLLREPGENTIAVVDRIYDGISTEIPKMKERGDIPEATEVTLVSDQSHYIRNAMSNLYSQVGLGAVLVAVVVLVFLRRFLPTLIIVATILLAILIGGLGFAFTGQTINVMTLGGIALAIGTVVDAGIVVVENVIRHQRMGKTPLDAARDGTFEVSGAILAGTITTLAVFLPAVFLTGMIKYLFEPLSLAATFTIGASYLLALTVVPAYCATFVRERVQPGHEPVGEADASAGTAPDSVPRGMYGRLLHVALEAPALSVLLIVMAVGASFLVWPRMGTELFPDVDAGTFEIRIKTIPGTDLEETERLVERIEATIQDVIPREQIETLIANIGLPVGKGAGFSTVLSSNSGPDTAYVIVNLKQEGRSTGTQTYIDRLRERLAEEFPLEQFLFVSGGIVNMALNEGVPTPISVQVAAGTLGQCRDAAERIVDVVEQIPGARDVQIAQSLDYPQFDVQVDRTRARYLGLDQEEVAQTILTALGSSVGYSPTIWIDPKTGVDFFMGVQYEDNRFQSLDDIRNIPLSLSTADGPMTIPLSNVATVRRVTIPGEIAHYNISRVNDVHVNVSGRDVGSVARDVERALAGMEFESGVSTAIRGPVATMKSGMNLLGVGLVVAGVLVYLVLMAQFRSFVDPLIIMLAVPLGLGGVLLVLYFTNTYINIQSLMGTLMMIGVVVNNSILLVEFANRRRAEGLSPREAAMSAAQVRLRPILMTSLTLVASMLPLSFQLAPGNEAMIPLARALLGGMIASTVLTLVLVPCVYSLVHRRAAPVV; encoded by the coding sequence ATGGGACTGATTTCGTTTTCGCTGCGGAACCGCTTTGCCGTGCTCGCCGGAACCATCGGGCTGTGCATCCTCGGTGCGGCCGTGATTCCGGCCATCACTGTCGACATCCTGCCGGACTTCAAGAAGCCAGTGGTGGTCAGCTTCTTCTCGTACCCGGGGCTGCCGACGCTCGATATGGAGAAGTCGGTCAGCTCGCGTGTCGAGCGGGCGCTGACGCTGGCAGGAAAGATCGAACATCAGGAATCGCGGACCGTCCCCGGTGCGGCAGTCATCAAGGTCTTCTTTCAGCCCGGGGCCGATCCCAGTTCGGCGATGAACGACATCGTCAACCTCGAGGCGAGTGACATGTTTCACCTGCCTCCGGGTATCGAATGGCCGTTTACCCTGCGGAGCGAGCCATCGAACCTTCCGGTCGTGCTTGCCGCCATCTCCGGCGAAGGACTGAGTGAGTCGGAACTGTACAGCATCGGGTACTACGCTGTCCGCAACAAGATGGGCGGACTGAAGGGGGTGCAGATTCCCCACCCTTTCGGCGGCAAGTTCCGGCAGATGATGGTGTACGTCGACCCGGCACGGCTGCAGGCCCATCACGTCAGCGCGACCGATGTCGTCGAAGCACTTCGAAAATCGAACCTCGTACTGGCGGCCGGGACGGCACGAATCGGAGAAACCGACTACCAGGTTCACCCGCGCAATACGCTGCCAACGCCCGAAGAAATCGAGGCTATCCCGGTGACGGTCCGTGATGGTCGCCCTGTGTTCATCCGCGACCTTGGGCGCGTGGTTGACGATGCGGCACTGCAGTACAACATCGTCCGGGTCAACGGCGAGCGAAGCGTGTACTGTCCGCTGCTGCGTGAACCGGGGGAGAATACGATCGCCGTCGTTGACCGTATCTACGATGGCATCTCGACCGAGATCCCGAAGATGAAGGAGCGGGGCGATATCCCCGAGGCGACCGAGGTCACGCTCGTTTCGGATCAGTCCCATTACATTCGCAACGCCATGTCCAACCTGTACAGCCAGGTCGGGTTGGGGGCGGTGCTCGTGGCAGTCGTCGTTCTCGTCTTCCTCAGACGCTTTCTGCCGACGCTCATCATCGTAGCGACCATCCTGCTGGCGATTCTCATTGGCGGACTCGGTTTCGCGTTCACCGGCCAGACGATCAACGTCATGACTCTGGGAGGCATTGCCCTGGCGATCGGCACCGTCGTGGACGCAGGGATCGTCGTCGTCGAGAACGTCATCCGGCATCAGCGGATGGGGAAGACGCCGCTCGATGCCGCCCGCGATGGAACCTTCGAGGTCTCCGGCGCGATCCTCGCCGGCACGATCACGACGCTGGCCGTCTTCCTGCCGGCCGTGTTCCTGACGGGGATGATCAAGTACCTGTTCGAACCGCTCTCACTGGCGGCGACATTCACGATTGGTGCCTCCTATTTGCTGGCGCTGACCGTCGTGCCGGCCTACTGTGCCACGTTTGTCCGCGAACGGGTGCAGCCAGGCCACGAGCCGGTCGGTGAAGCGGACGCATCGGCCGGCACCGCGCCCGATTCCGTTCCTCGCGGCATGTACGGACGCCTCCTGCACGTGGCCCTCGAGGCTCCTGCGCTTTCGGTCCTGCTGATCGTGATGGCGGTCGGCGCGTCGTTCCTGGTATGGCCCCGCATGGGGACGGAACTCTTCCCCGATGTGGACGCCGGCACGTTCGAGATCCGGATCAAGACGATCCCCGGCACCGACCTGGAAGAGACCGAGCGGCTCGTCGAGCGGATCGAAGCAACGATTCAGGATGTTATTCCACGCGAACAGATCGAGACGCTGATCGCCAACATCGGTCTGCCGGTCGGCAAGGGGGCGGGCTTCTCGACAGTTCTCAGTTCGAACTCCGGGCCCGACACCGCTTACGTCATCGTCAACCTGAAGCAGGAAGGGCGGAGCACCGGCACGCAGACCTACATCGATCGGTTGCGGGAGCGGCTGGCTGAGGAATTCCCGCTCGAGCAGTTTCTGTTCGTCTCTGGCGGGATCGTCAACATGGCGCTGAACGAAGGAGTGCCGACGCCGATCAGCGTGCAGGTCGCTGCCGGCACGCTCGGTCAGTGCCGGGATGCCGCCGAACGAATCGTCGACGTTGTCGAGCAGATCCCGGGCGCGAGAGACGTGCAGATCGCGCAGTCGCTCGACTATCCGCAGTTCGACGTGCAGGTCGACCGGACGCGGGCCCGCTATCTCGGACTCGATCAGGAAGAGGTGGCCCAGACGATTCTGACGGCACTTGGTTCGAGTGTCGGTTACTCGCCGACGATCTGGATCGATCCGAAGACGGGTGTCGATTTCTTCATGGGCGTGCAGTACGAGGACAACAGGTTCCAGTCGCTGGACGACATCAGAAACATTCCGCTCTCGCTGAGCACGGCAGACGGACCGATGACGATTCCGCTCTCCAACGTCGCGACGGTCCGGCGTGTGACCATTCCCGGTGAGATCGCGCACTACAACATCTCCCGGGTCAACGACGTGCATGTCAACGTGTCCGGTCGGGATGTCGGCTCAGTGGCGAGGGACGTCGAACGGGCCCTGGCCGGCATGGAGTTCGAAAGCGGAGTCTCGACCGCCATTCGTGGACCGGTCGCCACGATGAAGTCCGGCATGAATCTGCTGGGAGTGGGACTGGTGGTGGCGGGCGTGCTCGTGTACCTGGTGCTGATGGCCCAGTTCCGTTCGTTCGTCGATCCGCTGATCATTATGCTGGCCGTGCCGCTCGGACTTGGCGGCGTGCTGCTGGTGCTGTACTTCACCAACACCTACATCAACATTCAGTCTCTGATGGGGACTTTGATGATGATCGGCGTGGTGGTGAACAATTCGATCCTGCTGGTCGAGTTTGCCAACCGCCGTCGGGCCGAGGGACTCTCACCGCGGGAGGCGGCGATGTCGGCGGCCCAGGTGCGGCTGCGGCCCATTCTCATGACCTCGCTGACGCTGGTGGCCTCGATGCTGCCGCTGTCGTTCCAGCTGGCCCCGGGCAACGAGGCCATGATCCCGCTCGCCCGGGCTCTGCTTGGGGGCATGATCGCTTCGACGGTACTGACGCTGGTATTGGTGCCCTGCGTCTATTCGCTGGTCCACCGTCGAGCGGCTCCCGTCGTCTGA
- a CDS encoding PAS domain S-box protein — translation MQSRVTRLLIVEESAIDAEMLVMHLRRDGARIEWKRADTFRELHSVLSDGTWDSVLCGGPDFDGELCLEEVLSTVRRFSPHVPVLLVAREIQLERAVTLMRTGVTDLMTRDQIDRLPDMVGRAVEQHRSSADANYPEQSGNAATRDARIFRHIRDAVIVLDADGTVTDWNAGATRLLGWTVEGMIGRPYLERFPAPERSRIASLLESWSTTPDTVAELEDWHRDGSRVWVSCRAVPLPGPDGQSEGKLLVLRDIRTLKRSEAALRASEQRYRELIETSHDLIWSVDTDGVITFMNKASLRIAGRKPEDVIGTRFIDFVPPEEVHSHVASFMETLQSGRDTIDYESRVYNADGGLITVSTRCRTITDDEGDVVGICGVSRDMTAEKESALALKKRESLLSNAERIGNMGSWELDLADGTLRWSEETLRIFGMTAEEFGGDLDSFLQRVHPDDRERIFEAHDRADTGDGIITSEYRILRPDGEERIIQGRGDVVFDEDGKPIRRMGVILDITELRRSEETLRLRNRAIQAVPHGIVITDPGQPDHPIVYASTGFEQLTGYTPEESVGRNCKFLQGPETSPEAVERLQQAVANGDSTTVELLNYRKDGTTFWNEVTISPVLNDSGELTHFVGVQIDVTRRRAMAEQLRQVQKMEAIGRLAGGIAHDFNNLLTVINGYSEILLDEMEPDDPSRELLDEIRKSGERSTELTRQLLAFSRKQVLAAKVFDLNTVVSGAERLLRRLIGEDLELITDLVAEPAPVRADPGQIEQVVLNLAVNARDAMPTGGTLTIRTRTFEVDEEFARGRPVLQPGPHLMLSIADTGCGMSPEVLAQIFEPFFTTKGTGAGTGLGLAVVHGIVTQSGGHIDVVSSPGQGTTFRILLPRDDEPLEESEPTTVETSDDELPRGTETVLLVEDEDGVRRFARQILADCGYAVLEAPDGTRALQLAADHEGPIQLLVTDVIMPGKGGREVAEELVAARPDLKVVFVSGYTDDAVVRHGVQESRVNFMHKPFAAVELARKVRYVLDSVPAAE, via the coding sequence ATGCAGTCACGGGTGACCCGACTGCTGATTGTCGAGGAGTCCGCGATCGACGCCGAGATGCTCGTCATGCATCTGCGTCGTGACGGTGCACGCATCGAGTGGAAGCGGGCCGACACATTCCGCGAACTCCATTCCGTCCTCTCGGACGGCACCTGGGATAGCGTCCTCTGTGGCGGACCGGATTTCGACGGTGAACTGTGCCTCGAAGAAGTGCTCAGCACCGTCCGGAGATTCTCCCCGCACGTCCCCGTCCTCCTCGTTGCCCGGGAGATCCAGCTCGAGCGCGCCGTGACACTGATGCGCACCGGCGTGACGGACCTGATGACACGCGACCAGATCGACCGCCTGCCGGACATGGTCGGCCGTGCCGTGGAACAGCACCGGAGTTCTGCTGACGCGAATTACCCGGAACAGTCCGGAAACGCTGCCACACGCGACGCACGAATCTTCCGTCACATACGGGACGCGGTGATCGTCCTTGATGCCGACGGCACGGTGACCGACTGGAATGCCGGAGCGACACGACTGCTGGGCTGGACGGTCGAAGGAATGATCGGCCGGCCGTATCTCGAGCGTTTCCCCGCCCCCGAGCGTTCGCGGATCGCGTCGCTGCTGGAATCGTGGTCGACGACGCCGGACACGGTCGCCGAGCTGGAGGACTGGCACCGGGACGGATCGCGCGTGTGGGTCAGCTGCCGGGCCGTTCCCCTGCCCGGTCCCGACGGTCAAAGCGAAGGGAAACTGCTGGTGCTGCGGGACATCAGGACGCTGAAGCGTTCTGAAGCGGCGCTGCGTGCCAGCGAACAGCGGTACCGGGAACTCATTGAGACCTCTCATGATCTGATCTGGAGTGTCGACACCGATGGCGTCATCACCTTTATGAACAAAGCGAGCCTCCGCATCGCCGGACGCAAGCCGGAAGATGTCATCGGCACGCGTTTCATCGACTTCGTTCCTCCCGAAGAGGTTCACTCGCACGTCGCCAGTTTCATGGAGACGCTGCAGTCCGGTCGCGACACGATCGATTACGAAAGCCGGGTCTACAACGCCGACGGCGGTCTCATCACCGTCAGTACGCGCTGCCGCACGATCACCGACGACGAGGGGGACGTTGTCGGCATCTGCGGAGTCTCGCGGGACATGACTGCCGAGAAGGAATCGGCACTCGCCCTGAAGAAGCGGGAATCGCTGCTGTCGAACGCGGAGCGGATCGGCAACATGGGCAGCTGGGAACTGGATCTTGCCGACGGGACTTTGCGGTGGTCCGAGGAGACGCTCCGGATCTTCGGCATGACCGCAGAAGAGTTCGGCGGCGATCTCGACTCGTTCCTGCAACGGGTTCATCCGGACGATCGCGAACGGATCTTCGAAGCCCATGACCGCGCCGACACGGGCGATGGCATCATCACCAGCGAGTACCGGATCCTGCGCCCCGACGGCGAGGAGCGGATCATCCAGGGTCGCGGCGACGTCGTCTTTGACGAAGACGGCAAGCCCATTCGCCGCATGGGTGTCATCCTCGACATCACGGAACTGCGTCGCTCGGAAGAAACCCTCCGCCTTCGCAACCGTGCCATCCAGGCGGTCCCGCATGGCATCGTGATTACTGACCCCGGTCAGCCCGACCACCCGATTGTCTACGCCAGCACCGGCTTCGAGCAGTTGACCGGCTACACCCCCGAAGAAAGCGTCGGACGCAACTGCAAGTTCCTGCAGGGACCGGAGACCAGCCCGGAGGCGGTCGAGCGACTTCAGCAAGCCGTAGCGAATGGCGACTCGACGACCGTCGAACTGCTCAACTACCGCAAGGACGGCACGACGTTCTGGAACGAGGTCACGATATCCCCTGTCCTCAACGACTCAGGCGAACTGACACACTTCGTCGGTGTGCAGATCGACGTCACGCGACGACGGGCAATGGCCGAACAGCTGCGACAGGTGCAGAAGATGGAAGCGATCGGTCGGCTGGCCGGCGGGATCGCTCATGACTTCAACAACCTGCTGACGGTCATCAACGGTTACAGCGAGATCCTGCTCGATGAGATGGAGCCGGACGACCCGTCGAGGGAACTGCTCGATGAGATCCGCAAATCCGGAGAACGCTCGACCGAACTGACTCGCCAGCTTCTCGCATTCAGCCGCAAACAGGTTCTCGCGGCGAAGGTGTTCGACCTCAACACAGTCGTCTCCGGAGCCGAGAGGCTGTTGCGTCGGCTTATCGGAGAGGACCTCGAACTCATCACCGATCTGGTTGCGGAACCGGCTCCCGTCCGGGCCGACCCGGGCCAGATCGAACAGGTTGTCCTCAACCTCGCAGTCAACGCCCGTGATGCGATGCCCACCGGAGGTACGTTGACCATCCGAACCCGAACGTTCGAGGTGGACGAGGAGTTCGCCCGCGGCCGTCCCGTGCTGCAACCGGGGCCTCACCTGATGCTGTCGATTGCCGACACGGGATGCGGCATGTCTCCCGAGGTACTCGCACAGATTTTCGAACCGTTCTTCACGACGAAGGGAACGGGGGCCGGCACGGGGCTGGGACTCGCGGTTGTCCACGGCATCGTGACTCAGTCGGGCGGCCACATCGATGTCGTCAGTTCGCCGGGCCAGGGGACGACATTCCGCATTCTCCTGCCCCGCGACGACGAGCCCCTCGAAGAATCCGAACCGACGACGGTGGAGACATCGGACGACGAGTTGCCACGCGGAACGGAAACGGTTCTCCTCGTCGAGGACGAGGATGGTGTCCGCCGGTTCGCGCGGCAGATCCTCGCCGACTGTGGCTACGCCGTCCTGGAAGCTCCCGACGGCACGCGTGCGCTCCAACTCGCTGCCGACCACGAAGGTCCGATCCAGCTGCTGGTCACCGACGTCATCATGCCCGGCAAGGGGGGACGCGAAGTGGCCGAGGAACTGGTGGCTGCCCGTCCCGACCTGAAAGTCGTGTTCGTGAGCGGCTACACGGACGACGCCGTCGTCCGTCACGGGGTGCAGGAGAGTCGCGTCAACTTTATGCACAAGCCATTCGCCGCCGTCGAACTCGCCCGCAAGGTTCGGTACGTGCTCGATAGCGTACCCGCTGCAGAATAG
- a CDS encoding efflux RND transporter periplasmic adaptor subunit codes for MNRLARRHWPTGTVSVVAIIVMVGCSQNEPAKGTKANPKVVPVRTVSAVETEIQRTTMQPATVYPFYRAEVRAKISGYVGEVQADIGDFVKEGETLAVIEVPEMSKQRQVIAARIVRQESEEARATAGIELAEANVRAAEARLRQARSEMSSAEAALAASEAEFDRTSDLVERRSLESRVLDEVRKKRDSARASKEATASAIVSAEAAVAVAEAQRTAAAADLDAAKAETAITRKQLEELDVLMGYATLKAPFSGVITSRSVSPGDLVREQSEVGKGVALFAISQIEKVRVHIPVPEVDAARVSRGDVVSLTFPSFPGEPPIEATVTRLTGDLDPGTRTMLVEAELPNSDRKLMPGMFGQATITLSTRAVARMLPARAIRFEESGAAYVYIVADDRTVSVVPVETGFDDGHSIEVVSGVEPGQQVIDAHLKRFANGQPVSIIGE; via the coding sequence ATGAATCGCCTTGCCCGCAGGCATTGGCCCACCGGCACTGTTTCCGTAGTCGCAATAATCGTCATGGTCGGCTGCTCGCAGAATGAGCCGGCGAAAGGTACGAAAGCCAATCCGAAGGTCGTTCCGGTCAGGACGGTCTCTGCCGTCGAAACCGAGATCCAGCGGACGACCATGCAGCCCGCCACGGTGTATCCGTTCTATCGCGCTGAAGTGCGGGCGAAGATCTCCGGGTACGTCGGCGAAGTGCAGGCCGACATTGGTGACTTCGTCAAGGAAGGGGAGACCCTGGCCGTTATCGAAGTCCCCGAGATGAGCAAGCAGCGGCAGGTGATCGCAGCCCGGATCGTGCGGCAGGAATCGGAGGAGGCCCGCGCCACAGCCGGGATTGAACTGGCCGAAGCGAACGTTCGAGCTGCCGAGGCCCGTCTGAGACAGGCACGATCGGAAATGAGCAGTGCCGAAGCTGCCCTGGCTGCCAGCGAGGCCGAGTTCGATCGCACGAGCGACCTGGTCGAACGTCGCTCACTGGAGAGCCGCGTTCTGGATGAAGTCCGCAAGAAGCGTGATTCGGCACGCGCCAGCAAGGAGGCCACAGCCTCGGCGATCGTATCGGCGGAGGCTGCCGTCGCGGTGGCGGAAGCCCAGCGGACGGCTGCTGCTGCCGACCTCGATGCGGCGAAAGCCGAAACGGCGATCACCCGCAAGCAGCTCGAAGAACTCGATGTGCTGATGGGCTACGCGACGCTGAAGGCGCCGTTCTCAGGCGTGATCACGTCCCGCTCGGTCTCGCCCGGCGACCTGGTGCGGGAGCAGTCGGAAGTCGGCAAAGGGGTGGCTCTGTTCGCGATCAGTCAGATCGAAAAGGTCCGGGTTCACATCCCCGTACCGGAGGTCGATGCCGCCCGCGTCAGTCGTGGCGACGTCGTGAGTCTCACGTTTCCTTCGTTTCCCGGCGAACCTCCGATCGAAGCCACGGTGACGCGGCTGACGGGGGATCTCGATCCCGGAACGCGAACGATGCTGGTGGAGGCAGAACTGCCCAACTCCGATCGCAAGCTGATGCCCGGCATGTTCGGACAGGCCACGATTACCCTCTCGACCCGGGCCGTGGCCAGGATGTTGCCGGCTCGGGCGATTCGCTTTGAGGAGTCGGGCGCGGCCTACGTCTACATCGTTGCAGATGACCGGACGGTTTCCGTCGTGCCGGTCGAGACCGGTTTTGACGACGGTCATTCGATCGAGGTTGTCTCGGGAGTCGAACCGGGACAGCAGGTCATCGACGCCCATCTGAAGCGGTTTGCCAACGGTCAGCCGGTGAGCATCATCGGCGAGTAA
- a CDS encoding TolC family protein, translated as MRRVVGLIVLCGTAGCAGDGRLTSRPPAEPPAAPSRAEFDVSGTAPQDLKLATRFRSTPIHSGWGSHHLERQDSTRPSVGKPVESATSPVQTVAHRPQAPQLSLQEGTLTIDGKQYRVQLVEEPSADQDVVVAGGDLNGNSEPGNIPAPRTIAPTASPISTAPEPTALSMVEVIDMNLPTALSMVGGQHPAVGVAQWRVQEAYAQLEQAEVLWLPSIQAGFSFHRHDGNYQASDGRIVDVNRNSFQYGLGAGATGAGTTPRPGLVAQFHLADAIFQPEIARTTAWARGHAANGVMNEQLLNVAVAYLELLDAWQDARILEETRDRTRDLSKLTSDFAATGQGLQADADRLETELILVDSRLVSARERIDVASARLSQQLSIAADRPIAPLDPTVVPLDLVALDMERGSLISTGLMNRPELKESQALVAAACEQYQRQKYAPFVPSVLLGFSTGGFGGGLGNNLDNVDERYDFDALMTWEVRNLGFGERAARRAAASRIQQAKYEKVRVMDQVVREVSEAHAQVLHRAERIEVTRAAIESARNSYERNLSRIRDGQGLPLEVLQSVQALETARRAYLSAVMDYNEAQFRLQWALGWPVVAPPEAVNVDPTPAPPSANE; from the coding sequence ATGCGTCGAGTCGTTGGGCTGATTGTCCTGTGCGGCACTGCCGGATGTGCCGGCGACGGCCGTCTCACCAGCCGTCCCCCGGCGGAGCCCCCCGCGGCCCCGAGCCGGGCCGAGTTCGACGTTTCCGGCACGGCCCCGCAGGACCTGAAGCTCGCGACACGATTCCGCTCGACGCCGATTCATTCGGGATGGGGTTCCCACCACCTCGAACGGCAGGACTCGACCCGGCCCTCCGTTGGCAAGCCGGTCGAATCGGCCACATCGCCGGTGCAGACGGTCGCGCACCGCCCGCAGGCGCCGCAACTCTCCCTCCAGGAGGGGACGCTGACCATCGACGGGAAGCAGTACCGCGTGCAGCTCGTCGAAGAGCCGTCCGCCGACCAGGATGTCGTGGTCGCCGGCGGCGACCTCAACGGGAACAGTGAGCCCGGCAACATTCCGGCCCCGCGGACAATCGCTCCCACCGCATCGCCGATCTCCACTGCCCCGGAGCCGACCGCCCTTTCGATGGTCGAAGTCATCGACATGAATCTGCCGACCGCCCTTTCGATGGTCGGCGGCCAGCATCCCGCAGTCGGAGTCGCCCAGTGGCGCGTGCAGGAAGCATACGCCCAGCTGGAACAGGCCGAGGTTCTGTGGCTCCCGTCGATTCAGGCTGGCTTCAGCTTCCATCGGCACGACGGGAACTACCAGGCGAGCGACGGCAGGATCGTCGACGTGAACCGCAACTCGTTCCAGTATGGACTGGGGGCGGGAGCCACCGGTGCCGGCACGACGCCCCGCCCGGGACTCGTCGCACAGTTCCATCTGGCGGATGCGATCTTTCAGCCGGAGATTGCCCGCACGACGGCATGGGCCCGCGGACATGCTGCCAACGGTGTCATGAACGAGCAGCTTCTCAACGTGGCCGTCGCCTATCTGGAACTGCTGGATGCCTGGCAGGACGCACGCATTCTGGAGGAAACGCGAGATCGCACGCGCGATCTTTCGAAGCTGACCAGTGACTTTGCTGCGACCGGACAGGGCCTGCAGGCGGACGCCGACCGCCTCGAGACGGAACTGATCCTGGTCGACAGCCGGCTCGTGTCGGCCCGCGAACGGATCGACGTCGCCTCGGCACGACTGTCGCAACAGCTGAGTATCGCAGCAGACCGCCCGATTGCTCCGCTCGATCCAACGGTCGTCCCCCTCGATCTCGTTGCACTCGACATGGAACGGGGCTCGCTGATCAGTACCGGCCTGATGAACCGCCCCGAGCTGAAGGAGTCGCAGGCACTCGTCGCGGCCGCCTGCGAACAGTACCAGCGACAGAAGTACGCCCCGTTCGTCCCGAGTGTGCTGCTCGGCTTCAGCACGGGTGGGTTCGGCGGCGGTCTCGGCAACAATCTGGACAACGTGGACGAGCGGTACGACTTTGATGCCCTGATGACCTGGGAAGTCCGAAACCTCGGCTTCGGAGAGCGGGCCGCCCGCCGCGCCGCCGCGTCACGGATTCAGCAGGCGAAATACGAGAAGGTCCGCGTGATGGACCAGGTCGTTCGGGAAGTCAGCGAAGCACACGCACAGGTGCTGCACCGTGCAGAACGAATCGAGGTCACGCGCGCGGCGATCGAGTCCGCTCGCAACTCCTACGAGCGGAACCTCAGCCGAATCCGCGACGGGCAGGGCCTGCCGCTGGAAGTGCTGCAGTCGGTGCAGGCGCTGGAGACTGCCCGCCGGGCGTACCTCAGCGCCGTGATGGACTACAACGAAGCCCAGTTCCGCCTGCAGTGGGCCCTTGGCTGGCCGGTCGTGGCACCGCCGGAAGCCGTCAACGTCGATCCAACCCCGGCACCTCCGTCGGCGAACGAATGA